One part of the Huiozyma naganishii CBS 8797 chromosome 13, complete genome genome encodes these proteins:
- the SEC59 gene encoding dolichol kinase (similar to Saccharomyces cerevisiae SEC59 (YMR013C); ancestral locus Anc_2.560) — protein MIFGHQRKRSIGNKIITSGDQDTNGLVCWPMLPDRRQEKQHQMEWAGVRRFLYRRFGPRETGKIFSRFERRRALRDLRALTSPPTDGRFRLFTAIRKPLDLQCVFCNCDVLVSAAVPRICVSLWSMSQSVTTMEGSKPVVQAPLKTPGQPADAMSLPFVVQSMILFCTLHIAYDKFGAAPFLTVGFIALYILVQLCMMKRMQFEIVYVFYLPFMFSLLFNQDLLQTNLLLSINVLGGPVYTRLASQLFLTMCLLAGDVNPMVCLLAVFVNMGFCFVLSKVSRLESLDFVDCNIFSLTLTNVLFLEKVHKQQHSLPYEVLWGTLAAFLCTVAINYILATIVNNNKLFVSIMVPVVFLVCFPLLTNTFIDSLPELPVIWLYHYITASQTRMRILGIWLLFLMVLIPNVLLFKSNFSLNTSRKIWHFLILLLVMQPFSWDPTFVKIALSGTIVLFLAVEYVRYLKLQPFGRQIDEKLRSFADFRDDRGPIIISYVYLILGISTPLLIFDSPVGLIALGAGDSMASIIGKRVGKWKWSGMKKTVEGTAAFILSTFIIGVIAKWYLGYFKDLTVSNWFVVCFLSGVLEGNSDLNDNILIPVFMLICEQLFTVA, from the coding sequence ATGATTTTTGGTCATCAGCGGAAACGATCGATAGGAAATAAAATAATCACCAGTGGAGACCAAGACACCAATGGCCTGGTCTGCTGGCCTATGTTACCAGACCGGAGACAAGAGAAGCAACACCAGATGGAATGGGCCGGCGTCCGCCGCTTTTTATATCGAAGATTTGGTCCTCGAGAGACcggaaaaattttcagtcGTTTTGAACGAAGGCGGGCGCTGCGGGACCTTAGGGCTTTGACCAGTCCGCCCACTGACGGACGCTTCAGGCTGTTCACAGCGATCAGGAAGCCACTTGATCTGCAGTGTGTCTTCTGCAATTGCGATGTGTTGGTCTCTGCCGCGGTTCCAAGGATTTGTGTGTCGTTGTGGTCTATGAGTCAATCGGTTACTACGATGGAAGGTTCGAAACCAGTCGTGCAGGCTCCCTTGAAGACACCTGGGCAGCCTGCCGATGCGATGTCGCTGCCCTTCGTCGTGCAGTCGATGATCCTGTTCTGCACGCTGCATATCGCATACGATAAGTTTGGGGCGGCGCCCTTCCTTACCGTCGGGTTCATTGCGCTGTATATCCTCGTACAGTTGTGCATGATGAAGCGAATGCAGTTTGAAATAGTGTACGTCTTCTACCTGCCCTTCATGTTTAGTCTGCTGTTCAACCAGGATTTGCTGCAGACAAATCTGCTGCTCTCCATAAACGTGCTCGGTGGGCCCGTATACACGAGGCTAGCCTCGCAGCTGTTTCTCACAATGTGTCTGCTCGCCGGTGATGTCAACCCAATGGTCTGCCTGCTGGCCGTCTTCGTCAACATGGGGTTCTGCTTTGTGCTGTCTAAAGTGAGTCGCTTGGAGAGTTTGGATTTCGTCGACTGCAATATCTTCAGTCTGACCTTGACTAACGTGCTcttcttggagaaagtgcacaaacagcagcacaGTTTACCTTACGAGGTTCTATGGGGCACTCTGGCTGCGTTCCTCTGTACAGTCGCGATCAACTACATACTGGCGACCATAGTGAACAATAATAAACTGTTCGTCTCGATTATGGTGCCCGTAGTGTTTCTGGTGTGTTTCCCGCTACTTACAAACACGTTCATCGACTCGTTGCCGGAATTGCCAGTTATATGGCTGTACCATTACATCACTGCATCGCAGACTAGAATGCGGATCCTAGGGATCTGGCTACTGTTTCTAATGGTGCTCATCCCGAACGTCCTGCTGTTCAAGTCCAACTTTTCCCTGAACACGTCCAGGAAGATATGGCATTTTCTCATTTTACTGCTCGTGATGCAGCCATTCAGCTGGGATCCAACGTTCGTCAAAATCGCGCTCTCGGGCAccattgttctcttccTCGCCGTGGAGTACGTTCGGTACTTGAAGTTGCAACCCTTCGGTAGACAAATTGACGAAAAGTTGCGCTCGTTCGCGGACTTCCGTGATGACAGGGGGCCCATCATCATATCGTACGTGTATCTGATCTTGGGGATTTCCACGCCACTGCTGATCTTCGATTCTCCAGTCGGACTGATAGCGCTCGGCGCTGGAGATTCAATGGCATCCATTATTGGGAAACGCGTCGGGAAGTGGAAATGGTCCGggatgaagaagacggTGGAGGGAACAGCGGCGTTTATTTTGTCCACTTTCATAATTGGTGTAATAGCGAAGTGGTACTTGGGATACTTTAAAGATTTGACGGTTTCCAACTGGTTCGTTGTTTGCTTCTTATCGGGAGTCCTAGAGGGGAACAGCGATCTGAATGACAATATATTGATTCCAGTATTTATGTTGATCTGTGAACAATTATTTACAGTTGCATAA
- the BUD22 gene encoding Bud22p (similar to Saccharomyces cerevisiae BUD22 (YMR014W); ancestral locus Anc_2.561) has product MARENLTLKLDHLEYRYHHAAGTLGEFRPRLAQTGKFFTAKGKRTSRRVSELLGGDAEELLRELDALRLQIFENKVYSLEKHLRVHLLKKTRQMSESAKVVTPAGGLKMDEFVPLVVKAKAIKVATGKVGKGVPWAQDHEYFAALREKTHVYNPGRVWNEVVCPMDGGVKLHGVLFNDKRVKSILETFDNGMDLFLNNRRERTARDGDKPESEAEVDDDDSEGSTSEEEEGEEEPVEHTEEQLEKYADMLVGTDDESDESSSEEESSGQKRKLPELMAGYYSGEEDDSAEEDLVARQQLSNKPERKNRRGQRARRKIWEQKYGTQAAHVQREYAKQREEREKRQAEYEQRVAKREARTNANLTALGERRPRDAAGGDAAGGAPVARAEDHPSWVAKKLAEEKLKNAKFSGKKIKFD; this is encoded by the coding sequence ATGGCTAGGGAGAATCTgacgttgaagttggacCACCTGGAGTACCGGTACCACCACGCCGCGGGCACTTTGGGTGAATTCCGGCCGCGGTTGGCGCAGACGGGCAAGTTTTTCACTGCGAAGGGCAAGAGGACGTCGAGACGAGTCTCTGAGCTGTTGGGCGGCGACGCTGAGGAGCTTCTGCGGGAATTGGATGCGTTGCGGCTGCAAATTTTTGAGAACAAGGTGTACTCGCTGGAGAAACACCTGCGAGTGCACCTGCTGAAGAAAACCCGGCAGATGAGTGAGAGTGCGAAAGTTGTAACTCCTGCTGGTGGTTTGAAGATGGACGAGTTCGTCCCGCTGGTGGTGAAGGCTAAGGCGATCAAAGTGGCGACGGGGAAAGTCGGGAAGGGTGTGCCCTGGGCGCAGGATCACGAGTACTTCGCGGCGTTGAGGGAGAAGACGCACGTGTACAACCCTGGCCGGGTTTGGAACGAGGTTGTTTGCCCGATGGACGGCGGTGTGAAGTTGCACGGTGTGCTGTTCAACGACAAGAGGGTGAAGAGCATACTTGAGACGTTTGACAATGGGATGGATCTGTTTTTGAATAACCGGAGGGAGAGAACCGCGAGGGACGGCGACAAACCCGAGAGCGAGGCTGAAgtggacgacgacgactcAGAGGGGAGTACCagcgaggaggaggaggggGAGGAGGAACCAGTGGAGCACACAGAAGAACAATTGGAGAAGTACGCGGACATGCTCGTTGGCACAGACGACGAGTCCGACGAGTCCTCCTCTGAGGAGGAGAGTTCTGGACAGAAGCGGAAACTGCCCGAGCTGATGGCCGGCTACTACAGCGGGGAGGAGGACGATTCTGCGGAGGAGGACCTAGTTGCTCGGCAACAGTTGTCGAACAAACCTGAGCGGAAGAACCGGCGTGGGCAGCGTGCGAGACGTAAGATCTGGGAGCAGAAGTACGGGACACAGGCGGCACACGTGCAGCGGGAGTATGCTAAGCAGCGGGAGGAGCGCGAGAAGCGGCAGGCCGAGTACGAGCAGCGGGTGGCGAAACGTGAGGCGAGAACGAACGCTAACTTGACAGCGCTTGGGGAGAGGCGGCCTCGTGACGCAGCGGGCGGCGATGCAGCGGGCGGTGCACCTGTTGCTCGTGCGGAGGATCACCCATCGTGGGTCGCGAAGAAACTCGCTGaagagaaactgaagaacGCCAAGTTCTCcgggaagaagatcaagttCGACTGA
- the ERG5 gene encoding C-22 sterol desaturase (similar to Saccharomyces cerevisiae ERG5 (YMR015C); ancestral locus Anc_2.562), with the protein MNNVTAAAAAAGDAAAGIAGISYWKLFATFTVLVLVWDQISYIQKKGSIAGPTFKMYPIIGPFLESLDPKFEEYKAKWDSGKLSCVSIFHKFVVIASDRDLSRKIFQASQFVKPCVVDVAVKILRPQNWVFLDGKAHTDYRKSLNGLFTKTALAQYLPSLEIVMDKYMEKFVEYSKENNYEPRVFFHEMREILCAVSLRAFCGNYITEDQTRKIADDYYLVTAALELVNFPIILPFTKTWYGKKTADMAMKIFENCAQQAKDHIAAGGEPVCVMDAWCKLMQDAKDDDDEEARVLHRQFSNKEISEAIFTMLFASQDASSSLCCWLFQLMADRPDILAKVREEQLAVRGGDPTKRVDLDMIEEMKYTYMVIKETLRYRPPVIMVPYVVKKKFPVTPNYTAPKGAMLIPTLYPALHDPEVYENPDEFIPERWVEGSKASEAKKNWLVFGCGPHVCLGRTYVMITFCALLGKFAMYTNWEHKVTPLSEKIKVFATIFPKDDLLLNFKKRDPITGEIHE; encoded by the coding sequence ATGAATAACGttactgctgctgctgctgctgccggCGATGCCGCCGCGGGCATCGCCGGGATTTCGTACTGGAAGCTGTTCGCTACGTTCACAGTGCTCGTGCTCGTATGGGACCAGATCTCGTACATCCAGAAGAAGGGGTCCATCGCGGGGCCCACGTTCAAGATGTACCCGATCATCGGCCCCTTCCTGGAGTCCCTGGACCCGAAGTTCGAGGAGTACAAGGCCAAATGGGACTCTGGGAAACTGTCCTGTGTCTCGATCTTCCACAAGttcgtcgtcatcgccTCCGACAGAGACCTCTCGCGGAAGATCTTCCAGGCGTCGCAGTTCGTGAAGCCTTGTGTCGTCGACGTCGCCGTCAAGATCCTGAGACCGCAGAATTGGGTGTTCTTGGACGGGAAGGCGCACACGGACTACAGGAAGTCCCTCAACGGGCTGTTCACGAAGACCGCCTTGGCCCAGTACTTGCCCTCGCTAGAGATCGTCATGGACAAGTACATGGAGAAGTTCGTCGAGTACTCCAAGGAGAACAACTACGAGCCCCGCGTGTTCTTCCACGAGATGCGGGAGATCCTCTGTGCCGTCTCCCTGCGTGCGTTCTGCGGGAACTACATCACAGAGGACCAAACAAGGAAGATCGCCGACGACTACTACCTTGTCACTGCCGCACTGGAACTAGTCAACTTCCCCATCATCTTGCCCTTCACAAAGACGTGGTACGGGAAGAAAACCGCGGACATGGCAATGAAGATCTTCGAGAACTGTGCACAGCAGGCGAAGGACCACATTGCGGCAGGCGGGGAGCCCGTTTGTGTCATGGACGCCTGGTGCAAGTTGATGCAGGACGCcaaggacgacgacgacgaggaggccCGCGTGCTGCACAGACAGTTCTCCAACAAGGAAATCTCAGAGGCCATCTTCACGATGTTGTTCGCCTCGCAGGACGCGTCCTCCTCGCTGTGTTGCTGGTTGTTCCAATTGATGGCCGATAGACCAGATATTTTGGCAAAGGTCAGAGAGGAGCAACTCGCCGTCAGAGGCGGCGACCCAACGAAGCGTGTCGACTTGGACATGATTGAGGAAATGAAGTACACGTACATGGTCATCAAGGAGACGCTCCGTTACAGACCCCCGGTCATCATGGTCCCCTACGTCGTTAAGAAGAAGTTCCCAGTGACACCAAACTACACAGCGCCAAAGGGCGCCATGCTCATCCCAACACTGTACCCGGCACTCCACGACCCAGAGGTCTACGAAAACCCAGACGAGTTCATCCCAGAGAGGTGGGTCGAGGGGTCCAAGGCCTCAGAGgcaaagaagaactggCTAGTGTTCGGCTGTGGACCACACGTCTGCCTCGGCAGAACATACGTCATGATCACCTTCTGTGCTCTGCTCGGCAAGTTCGCCATGTACACCAACTGGGAACACAAAGTCACCCCGCTCAGCGAGaagatcaaagtgttcgCTACCATCTTCCCCAAGGACGACTTGCTcttgaacttcaagaaaagagatCCAATCACGGGTGAAATCCACGAGTAG
- the SOK2 gene encoding Sok2p (similar to Saccharomyces cerevisiae PHD1 (YKL043W) and SOK2 (YMR016C); ancestral locus Anc_2.564), protein MDFYSGDGDGPAAATAAAPSSRTSTRNSRSSSTTLHSTSRSRTSTTPQALLRPSSSRTCSTRWQTSVRGSTGPCWTPLHRTRIHIQASSNHSSRNSSSSSSSNRNNNHSSSSSLPRGNTLTTTLWEDENTVCYQVEVNSVCVVRRADNDFVNGTKLLNVTRMTRGRRDGILKAERTRHVVKIGAMHLKGVWVPLDAARAMAHREQIADLLYPLLEQDMVRYINTHPGQVNLLHNGFYR, encoded by the coding sequence ATGGACTTCTACAGCGGCGACGGGGATGggccagcagcagcaacagcagccgCACCCAGCAGCCGCACCAGCACTCGCAACTctcgcagcagcagtactACGCTGCACAGCACCAGCCGCTCGCGTACCAGTACTACGCCCCAAGCTCTACTTCGccccagcagcagcagaacGTGCAGCACTCGATGGCAGACGTCAGTGCGTGGCAGTACGGGCCCCTGCTGGACTCCGCTACACAGAACTCGTATACATATCCAGGCTTCCAGCAACCACAGCAgccgcaacagcagcagcagcagcagcagcaaccgcaacaacaaccacagcagcagcagcagcctcCCCCGGGGGAACACGCTGACAACGACGCTGTGGGAGGACGAGAACACCGTGTGTTACCAAGTCGAGGTCAACAGCGTGTGCGTCGTGCGCCGCGCGGACAACGACTTCGTCAACGGCACGAAGCTGCTCAACGTGACACGGATGACCCGAGGCCGCCGCGACGGGATCCTCAAGGCTGAGCGCACGCGGCATGTGGTCAAGATCGGCGCAATGCACCTCAAGGGCGTCTGGGTGCCCCTCGACGCAGCGCGCGCCATGGCGCACCGCGAGCAGATCGCAGACCTCCTGTACCCGCTCCTCGAGCAGGACATGGTCCGCTACATCAACACACACCCGGGGCAGGTCAACCTCCTGCACAACGGCTTCTACCGGTAA
- the STB4 gene encoding Stb4p (similar to Saccharomyces cerevisiae STB4 (YMR019W); ancestral locus Anc_2.565): MQQAVARRVRAACAVCQRRKLKCDGKQPCSRCARTDRICRYAKVQVQTQMPARASVVPRANVPVGLGRGSPWLGFSFSKFRFHRRYQDVLPFYFCESVLAQLPESVVAAEDLQLPSVQNYGWNLAGGAFLAFALQPSATRPPLRELRPLVQHYFDHVNPLFSIVNERVFWSQWDSAADANSLFNAIGYLMAITAERYRCGPPPRVDETALFNHSYAVVSEFSFEWESVELIQSWLLIAAYLRCCYRQTSCYAALARAVAMCRGMSLNLEAKPEQVDAEGEQTGALHSTGKYYHCFWTVYTVDKIFSHQLGKVGSCPISITKLKPPGPQQQDEWFQGGSLEMLQLALIIDELQQCGEDQEVGPTETIVLRDKLHQWYTDHARGPARDTVLQLQPTLTYLDVKLTWELRTLFPLLSPTKQVADWPISLLQPVPMDYHGLLETCQATAALVKRLVHRGEFGTPWWSHLSLLFTCSLACIVLVSCGVQQRQYAAVLAELMELWQELEGNPPENQPVMLKQCYWCIKMVNKFGVLKLQQATVVLQETVPKPQSDHSPNKHHFKQFGRVDDEVDNENTPAPSPPQQQDQQQQQHAAESIADELLQTLQWFDQHF, encoded by the coding sequence ATGCAGCAGGCTGTGGCGAGAAGGGTGCGCGCCGCGTGTGCAGTGTGCCAGCGGCGGAAGCTCAAGTGCGACGGCAAGCAGCCCTGCAGCAGGTGTGCCAGGACGGACCGCATCTGCCGATATGCAAAGGTGCAGGTGCAGACGCAGATGCCTGCTCGTGCCTCTGTGGTCCCCAGGGCCAACGTTCCAGTCGGGTTGGGCCGTGGGTCGCCCTGGCTCGGGTTCTCGTTCTCGAAGTTCAGGTTCCACAGGAGGTACCAGGACGTCCTGCCCTTCTACTTCTGCGAGAGCGTGCTTGCCCAGTTGCCGGAGTCTGTCGTTGCGGCAGAGGACTTGCAGTTGCCCAGCGTGCAGAACTACGGGTGGAACCTCGCCGGCGGTGCGTTCTTGGCGTTTGCCCTGCAGCCAAGTGCCACGAGGCCGCCGCTCAGGGAGCTCAGGCCGCTGGTGCAGCACTACTTCGACCACGTTAACCCGCTGTTCAGCATCGTCAACGAGCGTGTGTTCTGGTCGCAGTGGGACTCCGCTGCAGATGCCAACTCGCTGTTCAACGCAATCGGGTACCTGATGGCCATCACCGCGGAGAGGTACCGCTGCGGCCCCCCGCCGCGGGTTGACGAGACCGCGCTGTTCAATCACAGCTACGCGGTCGTCTCCGAGTTCAGCTTCGAGTGGGAGTCCGTAGAACTGATCCAGTCATGGCTGCTCATCGCCGCGTACCTCAGGTGTTGCTACAGACAGACTAGTTGCTACGCGGCGCTCGCAAGGGCAGTCGCCATGTGCAGGGGGATGTCCCTCAACTTAGAGGCCAAGCCGGAACAAGTCGATGCAGAGGGGGAACAGACGGGGGCACTCCACAGCACGGGGAAGTACTACCATTGCTTCTGGACAGTGTACACCGTGGACAAAATCTTCTCCCACCAGCTGGGCAAAGTTGGGTCCTGCCCGATCTCCATCACGAAGTTGAAACCACCAGGGCCCCAGCAGCAGGACGAGTGGTTCCAGGGGGGGTCCCTCGAGATGTTACAACTCGCACTCATCATCGACGAGTTGCAACAGTGTGGTGAGGACCAAGAGGTCGGGCCCACAGAGACAATCGTGCTCAGGGACAAACTGCACCAGTGGTATACGGACCACGCAAGGGGGCCAGCTCGTGACACTGTACTGCAACTACAACCAACGCTCACGTACTTGGACGTCAAACTCACTTGGGAACTGCGCACTCTTTTCCCACTGCTGTCCCCAACAAAACAAGTGGCCGACTGGCCCATATCCCTACTGCAACCCGTCCCCATGGACTACCACGGATTGCTGGAGACGTGCCAGGCCACGGCGGCACTGGTAAAGAGACTCGTACACCGCGGGGAGTTCGGAACCCCCTGGTGGTCGCACCTGTCCCTGCTGTTCACTTGCTCCCTCGCATGCATCGTCCTCGTCTCCTGCGGTGTCCAACAGAGACAGTACGCAGCGGTCCTCGCGGAACTCATGGAACTTTGGCAGGAACTCGAGGGGAACCCACCGGAAAACCAGCCCGTAATGCTCAAGCAATGCTACTGGTGCATCAAGATGGTGAACAAGTTCGGCGTGCTCAAACTACAGCAAGCAACAGTGGTCCTACAGGAGACGGTCCCGAAACCGCAGAGCGACCACTCACCAAACAAACACCATTTCAAACAGTTCGGCAGAGTCGACGACGAAGTCGACAACGAGAACACACCAGCACCGTCACCACcccaacaacaagatcagcagcagcagcaacatgCAGCGGAGTCCATCGCAGACGAACTGCTCCAGACGCTGCAGTGGTTCGACCAACACTTCTGA
- the FMS1 gene encoding polyamine oxidase (similar to Saccharomyces cerevisiae FMS1 (YMR020W); ancestral locus Anc_2.567), protein MKVVVVGAGISGLKAAATLYQRGVQECVVLEARSRIGGRLHSVTGYDGKRKYDLGASWHHDTLRNDLFFEECRISAGGAGGTAGGAAPFAFDDDFMILIDNRLGRLDRHPEMRLEIVDSEISKFADLEYHQKLGTRDTSFRDLVYKYLFEKRQFLTDNQIRYTPQLSRFLELWHGIDWRLLSARDTYFGHQGRNAFVMNFDAVVRRISSGFPQEWIHCDSPVAAISRTRDGKVQVRTQGPEGADIEADYCIVTVPQSVLQLSTETMPAEGRIQFSPPLNTRITGAFERMHFGGLGKVIFEFDRTTWSLESTKILTLAQSSSEFVQRVRSATSLEALVEDPETPQVGTCWDHPLYFVNLSKIDGTPSFMMIMQEPLTQYIESLGGDKQRVVEYFRPVLDKVLTTLGSPPLQDAMAVDHGDDVGGFAPLLKNVIVSNWTQDEFSRGAYSACHPGDDALDMIVALSDGQGPRIRFAGEHTVMDGAGCVYGAWESGKREAEFILEDANWPQ, encoded by the coding sequence ATGAAAGTTGTAGTCGTGGGGGCAGGGATCTCTGGGCTGAAGGCCGCAGCGACGCTGTACCAGCGGGGCGTCCAAGAGTGTGTCGTTCTTGAGGCGAGGAGCCGGATCGGGGGCAGGTTGCACTCTGTGACAGGGTACGACGGGAAGCGGAAATACGATCTGGGGGCGTCCTGGCACCACGACACGCTCAGGAACGACCTGTTCTTTGAGGAGTGTCGAATAAGTGCCGGCGGTGCCGGTGGAACCGCCGGTGGTGCGGCGCCCTTTGCCTTCGACGACGACTTCATGATCCTAATCGATAACAGGCTGGGCCGGCTCGATAGACACCCAGAGATGCGGCTCGAGATCGTTGACAGCGAGATCAGCAAGTTCGCGGACTTGGAGTACCATCAGAAACTAGGGACGAGAGACACATCGTTCAGGGATCTCGTTTACAAGTACCTGTTCGAGAAGAGGCAGTTCCTAACGGACAACCAGATCAGGTACACTCCGCAGTTGTCCCGGTTCCTCGAACTTTGGCATGGGATCGACTGGCGGCTCTTGAGCGCAAGGGACACGTATTTCGGGCACCAGGGCCGTAACGCGTTTGTGATGAACTTCGACGCCGTGGTCCGCCGCATCAGCTCAGGGTTCCCACAGGAGTGGATCCATTGCGACTCACCAGTGGCAGCGATCTCGAGAACTCGCGACGGAAAGGTCCAAGTAAGGACACAGGGCCCTGAAGGTGCCGATATCGAGGCGGACTACTGCATTGTCACGGTCCCTCAGAGCGTCCTGCAATTGTCCACTGAGACTATGCCAGCAGAGGGGAGAATCCAGTTCTCCCCACCACTGAACACGAGAATCACGGGTGCGTTCGAAAGGATGCACTTTGGTGGGCTCGGGAAAGTCATCTTCGAGTTCGACAGGACCACATGGTCCCTCGAAAGCACGAAGATCCTGACTCTCGCGCAGAGTTCCAGCGAGTTTGTCCAACGGGTGCGGTCAGCGACTAGTCTCGAGGCACTCGTCGAAGACCCTGAAACACCACAGGTCGGCACCTGCTGGGACCACCCGCTGTACTTTGTCAATTTGAGCAAGATCGACGGTACGCCCAGTTTCATGATGATCATGCAGGAACCGCTGACGCAGTACATCGAGTCCCTAGGCGGCGACAAGCAACGGGTAGTCGAGTATTTCCGGCCCGTGCTGGACAAAGTATTGACTACCTTGGGGAGTCCACCTTTACAGGACGCCATGGCGGTTGATCACGGTGATGATGTAGGAGGCTTCGCGccgctgttgaagaacgtcATTGTATCGAACTGGACACAAGACGAGTTCTCTCGGGGTGCATACAGTGCATGTCACCCGGGGGACGATGCCCTGGACATGATCGTCGCGCTGAGTGACGGGCAGGGCCCCAGGATCCGGTTTGCTGGGGAACACACGGTCATGGACGGCGCTGGATGTGTCTACGGTGCGTGGGAGAGCGGCAAGCGCGAGGCAGAGTTCATTCTCGAGGACGCCAACTGGCCACAGTGA
- the MAC1 gene encoding Mac1p (similar to Saccharomyces cerevisiae MAC1 (YMR021C); ancestral locus Anc_2.568) produces the protein MIIYNGDKYACVSCIRGHRSSQCRHTARMLVKVRTRGRPSPIDIRDCIMVDVTSRVGGKHGGLGCGGGVEGSGDSLGSGDLGGSPLGNDDRPCCERMEAQPVIYIRAKQTQKAMIVDGKLQIIVNGAAQDDVSPSELSDVAYVSETEFLRQHSAPTSSSNIANTGRPGNKCCDPYHIVDGPNLAEMRSFTHLLDGNGPTDGSSPLSALQTPDSVEAAVPRVLQSGQPKREHSFDEEPLKSGGLVEHREDKNVDVYTHRGIYLSSECSCEDDSCVCINCLIHRNEEELSMYIRQSGVPLTNLSELTKTTKMDEIASCSGPGCKCSPIECDCARCAVHPTELFPFERFYYRGLLNVTLKRKTVIQFQGKLVPSRFWWQFLTVEVPEMADDKRDSLNLHNWFEKLLHKHHSELLSADSDWFLLNDLEGFYVI, from the coding sequence ATGATCATATACAACGGGGACAAGTACGCGTGTGTGTCGTGCATCCGTGGGCACCGGTCGAGCCAGTGCCGGCACACAGCGCGGATGCTCGTGAAGGTGCGTACGCGCGGACGGCCGTCGCCTATCGACATCAGGGACTGCATCATGGTCGACGTGACGTCGCGGGTCGGTGGGAAGCACGGTGGTCTTGGTTGTGGCGGTGGCGTCGAGGGATCTGGGGACTCTCTAGGATCTGGGGACCTCGGTGGGTCTCCCTTGGGGAATGACGACCGGCCCTGTTGCGAGCGGATGGAAGCGCAGCCTGTCATCTACATTCGTGCGAAGCAGACGCAGAAGGCGATGATTGTCGATGGGAAACTCCAGATCATCGTCAATGGTGCCGCACAGGACGATGTGTCGCCCTCTGAATTGTCTGACGTCGCTTACGTCTCGGAGACGGAATTCCTCAGACAGCACTCCGCGCCCACAAGCTCCAGCAACATCGCAAATACGGGGAGGCCCGGTAACAAGTGCTGCGATCCGTACCATATAGTGGACGGCCCAAACCTCGCAGAGATGCGGTCGTTCACGCACTTGCTCGACGGTAATGGTCCCACTGACGGGTCTTCCCCACTTAGCGCACTGCAGACACCAGACAGCGTAGAAGCTGCGGTCCCCCGGGTCTTGCAATCAGGGCAGCCCAAGCGCGAACACAGCTTCGACGAAGAACCGCTGAAGTCCGGCGGGCTCGTGGAGCACAGAGAGGACAAGAACGTCGACGTGTACACGCACCGGGGGATATACCTCAGCTCCGAGTGCTCCTGTGAGGACGACTCGTGCGTCTGCATCAACTGCCTCATACACAGGAACGAGGAGGAGCTCTCCATGTACATACGACAGAGCGGTGTACCATTGACGAACTTGTCCGAACTGACCAAGACGACCAAGATGGACGAGATCGCCAGTTGTTCAGGGCCCGGGTGCAAGTGTTCACCAATAGAATGCGACTGCGCAAGGTGTGCGGTGCACCCGACAGAACTGTTCCCCTTCGAAAGGTTCTACTACAGAGGGTTGCTCAATGTCACTCTCAAGAGGAAGACCGTCATACAGTTCCAGGGGAAACTCGTCCCCTCGCGGTTCTGGTGGCAGTTCCTCACGGTCGAGGTGCCCGAGATGGCGGACGACAAGAGGGACTCGCTCAACTTACACAACTGGTTCGAGAAACTGTTACACAAGCATCACTCGGAACTCCTCAGCGCAGACTCGGACTGGTTCCTGCTTAACGACCTGGAAGGGTTCTATGTAATATGA